Within the [Enterobacter] lignolyticus SCF1 genome, the region GCGTATTCTCACCTGGTCGTAAATTGAACGCCGTTATGTAAGCATCTGCAGCCAGTCGGTTCTCACCCTTCATCTCGTGGACTTTACCCAGCAGTACATAATTCAGCCACGACATTTCCAGGTCGATACCGGTATTAATGGCATCGTAGGCCCCGTTGACATTACCTTTGCCTAACAGGTCGATTGTTTTTATTTGGTAAAATACCGATGTCGCTTTAATTCCCGGCATTTCACTGACCCGGTTAACTTCCGCATACAGATCCGCCAGCTGTTTATCGTCAAGCGGCTGCTGGGAGTGGCGTAATACATCTACCAGCGCCTTTTCCGCCCAGGCATAGGTAAACTCCGGAGACTGCTTAATAATGCCGTCGAGAATGCTGCTGGCTTTACCTAATGAATCGACATCGCCATTCATCAGCAGCTGATGCGCCTCGTAGAAGTGCGACAGCGACATGCTTTGCAACGGTTGAAACTGCTTTAGCATCGCCTGCATGCGCTCCGGCCACGGCTGCGTCAACGACTCCGACAGGCTGTTCATCAGGTCGTTCTGAATTGACAGCTGGTTGTCGTTAGTAATGAAGTAGCGCTTATCGAGCATCACCGAACCATCGGCATTATCCACCAGCTGTACCGACATAAAACACTGCTGTGCGCGGTAGTGGCGCTGATTGACGAACTCAATGGTCAGCGTTTTCCCTGAGCTGCTGGGCTCATTGATGTTGTAGTTGGTTTTGTCATGCACCATAAAGGTGGAAAAGGTGTTCAGCGAGGTGGTGATAAGGCTGCCCAGCCCCACCGCGTAGGAACGCTGCGACGCCCAGTTGTTGCACGAGTTGCCGTTCATCAGGCGGATATCGATATCGCGCGGGTTCAGCAGCAGCCGGGTCTTGGTGACCGGCGGGTGCGAGCTGATGGTTGAAAGAGCGACCAGCGCCACGCAGGTGCCTAACGCCAGCAGGAACAGGCACCAAACCCAAAAGGTCGCGATGCGCTTGCGTTTTTCCGGCTTCTGGCCCGGCGCTTCCGCGGCCGGCGCGTATGCCGCTGCCGGCAGCGCGGCGCCAGGCGGCGGCGCTTCAGGTAAAGGAAGAACCGGCGTTGGCGGCGTCGACGTCAGCTCTACGCCTTCTTCGCTGCACCATATCACCGTCGCCGTCAGCTTGTAGCCGCGTTTTGGCACCGTGACAATGTATTCCGGGCTGCTGTCGTCGCCGTCTTTCAGCGACTTACGCAGTTCGGAAATGCTCTGTGTGACGACGTGGCTGGTCACCACGTTGCGCGTCCAGACGTTGTCAATAAGCTCGTCACGGCTCAGCACTTCATCCGGGTGATGGGCGAAATAGACCAGAAGATCGATTAAACGAGGTTCAAGCGTTAGCTGGCGTCCCTGACGGCTAATTTGATTTATGGACGGTGTAACCAGCCACTCGCCAATGAGTACAACAGGTTGTTGCATAAAAAAGAAGCCCAAGACAAATCGGGAAAACCGCAATCATAACACAATTCCTCCCCGCATTTTTTTGACAAGGTCCATGGCCTTTGGCGTTATCGGCGGGTTTTGCGGCGTGAAAGCGGGTAAAAATGCGGCGATAGCGCGGGCAGCCTCAGGATGATGCTGCCCGGTATATAAATGAAGAGGGGGAGTTACAGGACCTTATGCGGGCCAAAGCATTCGTAATGAATGTTCTCTGACGTTACGCCTAACGCCAGCAGTTGTCTGGCGGCGAACTGCATGAAGGCGACCGGGCCGCACAGATAAAACTGCATGCCCGGCGCGCTGAACCGCCCTTCGTACTGGCTGAGCGCCATTAGCCCTTCGCTGTCAAAGCGCGCGTGAGCGCGGTCGTCCGCCGTCGGCTGGCGATACCAGGTATGGGAGGTGAAGCGCGGTAGCGTTTCGCCGAGGGCGCTGACCTCCCCGGCAAACGCGTGGACATCGCCATTTTCCGCCGCATGGAACCAGTTGACCTCGGCGGTATGACCGGCTCTGGACAGCGTATCGAGCATCGCCAGCATCGGGGTCTGACCAACGCCCGCGGAAATCAGCGTCACCGGGGTATCAGCGTCAACGGCCATAAAGAAGTCGCCCGCCGGGGCGGCCAGCTGAACGATATCGCCAACGCGCGCGTCGTTATGCAGCCAGTTAGAAACCTGGCCGCCGTCTTCGCGTTTAACCGCGATGCGATAGCCTTTGCCGTTGGGTTTGCGGGTCAGGGAGTACTGACGGATTTCCTGATGCGTGAACCCTGCGGGCTTCAGCCAGACGCCGAGGTACTGGCCCGGCTGATAGTCGGCCACGCTGCCGCCGTCTACCGGCTCAAACTCAAAGCTGGTGATAAGGGCGCTGCGCGGGGTTTTGTCGGTGATGCGAAACGCGCGGGTGCCTTCCCAGCCGCCGGTTTTGCCCGCGTTGTCGCTGTAGATCTGCGCTTCACGGTTGATGAACACGTTCGCCAGCACGCCGTAGGCTTTGCCCCAGGCATCCAGTACCTCCTGGCCCGGGCTGAACATCTCGTCAAGCGTCGCCAGCAGGTGGCCGCCGACGATGCCGTACTGCTCGGGTTTGATCTGGAAGCTGGTGTGTTTCTGCGCGATTTTCTCTACCGCAGGCAGCAGGGCCGCCAGGTTTTCAATATTGCTGGCGTAGGCCGCGATGGCATTGAACAGCGCTTCGCGCTGGTCGCCATTACGCTGGTTGCTCATGTTGAAAATCTCTTTGAGCTCCGGGTTATGCGTAAACATGCGATCGTAGAAATGGGCGGTGAGTTTAGGACCGGTTTCGACCAGCAGGGGGATCGTGGCTTTTACGGTGGCGATGGTTTGGGCGTCAAGCATAGCAACTTCCTTCCAGTGTTATCATAATGATGTATTTTAAATGCATCTTATGAAAATACCCCTGCGTTGTAAATGGTTCTTTGTCGCTTTGCATGATGTTCGTTGCAACATGAATTATTTGCATCACAAACCTGAAAAGAAATCCGTTGAAAATGGCAAGGCGCTGATTCCTCAACCCCTTGTGCTGACTGGACGAAAACGATTGCGTAAATTCGTTTGTCAAGACCTGTTATCGCAGAACTAATCAGTTATACTGTTGGCCGTTGTCCATCAGGGCTTAAAAATTTTACTGTTAGCTGAGTCAGGAGATGCGGATGTTAAAGCGTGAAATGAACATTGCCGATTATGATGCCGAACTGTGGCAGGCTATGGAGCAGGAAAAAGTACGTCAGGAAGAGCACATTGAACTGATCGCCTCCGAGAACTACACCAGCCCGCGCGTAATGCAGGCGCAGGGTTCTCAGCTGACCAACAAATATGCTGAAGGTTACCCGGGCAAGCGCTACTACGGCGGCTGCGAATATGTGGATATCGTTGAGCAGCTGGCGATTGACCGCGCCAAAGCGCTGTTTGGCGCAGACTATGCCAACGTGCAGCCGCACTCTGGCTCTCAGGCTAACTTCGCGGTTTACACCGCGCTGCTGCAGCCGGGCGACACCGTTCTGGGTATGAACCTGGCGCAGGGCGGCCACCTGACTCACGGTTCCCCGGTTAACTTCTCCGGCAAGCTGTACAACATCATCCCTTACGGTATCGATGAGTCCGGTAAAATTGACTACGAAGACATGGCGAAGCAGGCGCAGACCCACAAACCGAAGATGATCATCGGCGGCTTCTCTGCTTACTCCGGTATCGTTGACTGGGCAAAAATGCGCGAAATCGCCGACAGCATCGGCGCATACCTGTTCGTTGACATGGCGCACGTCGCAGGCCTGATCGCCGCAGACGTTTACCCGAACCCGGTTCCGCATGCTCACGTTGTCACCACCACCACCCATAAAACCCTGGCGGGTCCGCGCGGCGGCCTGATCCTGGCGAAAGGCGGCGACGAAGAGCTGTACAAAAAACTGAACTCTGCCGTTTTCCCTAGCGCTCAGGGCGGCCCTCTGATGCACGTTATCGCGGCGAAAGCGGTCGCGCTGAAGGAAGCGATGGAGCCAGAGTTTAAAGTTTACCAGCAGCAGGTAGCGAAAAACGCCAAAGCGATGGTGGAAGTGTTCCTGAACCGCGGCTACAAAGTGGTGTCTGGCGGCACTGAAAACCACCTGTTCCTGCTGGATCTGGTTGATAAGAACCTGACCGGTAAAGAAGCTGACGCTGCCCTGGGCCGCGCCAACATCACCGTGAACAAAAACAGCGTGCCGAACGATCCGAAGAGCCCGTTCGTGACCTCCGGTATCCGTATCGGTTCTCCGGCGGTGACTCGCCGCGGCTTTAAAGAAGCGGAAGTCAAAGAGCTGGCGGGCTGGATGTGCGATGTGCTGGACAACATCAACGATGAAGCCACTATTGAGCGCATCAAAGGGAAAGTGCTGGATATCTGCGCCCGTTTCCCGGTTTACGCATAATCTGCGCTGAGTCGCGATAAAAAAGGCCGCTGATGCGGCCTTTTTTGTCTTTATCGGCGATCGAGCGATATTGCGCCGGGGCCGGTTATCGCCAGCAGAATGAACCCGCCGGCAATACTGATGTTTTTGTAGAAGTTAATCATATTCGGGATAACGTCATTCCCGCTCATGTGCCAGAACGCGTGGCCGATGAAGGCCGTGCCCAGCGTATAGAAAACAAAAATGACCGCCAGAGGACGGGTGAAGAAGCCAAGCGCAATCAGGATAGCGGCCGGCACCTCCATCACGACGGCGACGATCGCGGCGAGCATCGGCGCGGGCGCGCCAAGCGAGGTCATATACTGCACGGTCCCGCTAAAGCTGGTCATTTTCGGAATGCCAAAAATAATAAACAGCACAACGATCAAAATGCGGGCGATCAGCAGCATCAGATGGCGCGATTGTCCAAACTCGAAATAGCGGATAGCGTTCATAGCAGGCTCTTTTTGTGAGAGAGATAACATAACGTTAATACACAATCCCCCGTCTCGCCATTTCTCTTGTCAACCGCGCATCAACGGCCTGAAGGCGTTGGGATTCGCGTAAATATCATTCATAAAGGTAAATTCTCTGCAATTTATGCTGCAGGCGGCAGGAGGAGTTCCCGGCGGCGTGACATTATTTTTTTATTTCGCGGCCTCCTGCATACGTCAGCGGCGGTGTGTAAGATCGCCTCTTTTATATTGGCAAGGGAACAGATATGCAGTGTATAAATTGTCGGCAACAAGAGGCTAATAAAGAGTCCGGACTGTGCGACAGCTGTGAAACGCTCGATAAGCAAAAAATTAACGGTTTGCTGTATTTACCGGCGGCGGGATTGATTATCAATATCCTGTGTATCCCGTACGGGTTTTATGCCTTCATTGGCGCCATTATTAACTTTCTGCGGCAAACCGGGATAATTAGCTGGTATGCCATCGGCGGCGTCGCGGTGATGCTGATTGATGCGGTGATGACGCTGACCGCCAGCTGGTATTTCTTCCGGCGCAAGAAGGGCATTCGCAAAGTGCTGGTCGCATACTATCTGCTGGGCGTGGCCTATATGCTCTATTTTGTCGTGGTTCCGGCGTGGTTGTATGGCGCATATATCGACGGCAACGACATCCGCAACGCGCTGTTCCCGGTGATTGGCGCGGCCGTCTGGATCCCTTATTTCCTCTACTCCCGGCGAATCAATACGGTATTTTGCCGTTAGGCCCGCGCACTATAAAAAGGCTTCCGTTGAGAAGCCTTTTTATCACTCATCGCGCAGCGTTTAGCGGATGCTCCCAACCCGCAACCATCCACGACTCATGCATCCTCCTGCATCAGCTGCCGGTATTTCATGTGATCCTGATACATTTCGTGGAACACCTGATACTTACGGTCATAGTACCGCTTGATGCTGTTGGTCTGCGGCGTCACCGTTTTGCCGATACGGCTCATGGACGACATCGCTTCCGGGAAGGTGTCGAACACGCCCGCCGCGACGGTGCCCATCATCGCGCCGCCGAGCAGCATCGCCTCGCTCTCCTCCGGCAGAAGCATCGCGCAGCCGGTAGCGTTGGCGTGCTCCTGGACGAAGACCGGGTTTTTGGTGCCGCCGCCGCTCGCCATCACGGTATCGATGGTGTAGCCGCTCTGGTTCATGGTCTCGATAATATGGCGGGTGCCCAGCGCAATCGCCTGAATAGTCGCCAGATACTGCAGCGCCATATCTTCCGGGGTGCGCGACAGCTTCAGGCCGGTTATAGCGCCGGTCAGGGTCGGGTTCGCCCGCGGCGAACGGTTGCCGTGGAAGTAGGGGAGAATATGGATATCGCGGGTCAGGAAGGCGATATTCTCCGGCTCTCCGGCCATTTTACGCAGCAGCGCGTTCAACACTTCATAAATGGTCTGTCCCTGGCTTTTCGCCTGCGCAAGCAGGGTTTCATAGCAGGGATGCGACTGAATGATATGGTCGATAAGCGCGCCGGTGGCCGACTGCCCGCCTTCGTTAAGCCAGTAGTCCGGCAGCACCGCCGAATAGTAGGGACCCCACACGCCGCCAATAAAGCGCGCCTGCTTCGAGATGGCCATATGCCCCGTTGAGGTGCCGCCGATGAGCGCTATCCTACGGTCGAAATCCGCTACCTCGCCGGAGACGCCGCTGGCGCCCAGCGTGCCGAGGGTACCGGCATGGGCGTCAATAATCGACACGCTGACCGCGGTTCCCGGAATAAGCCCCATTTCGCTGGCGGCGCGCTGCGTGAGGCCGTGGCCGAGCGGTTCGCCCATGGTTTTCACATAGCGGCCGATTTTCTCCGCGTCGTGGTCGAGTAAATCCTCAAGCCCAATCTGGCGGAAATAGCTGGCATCCCATTTATCCTCGTGGCCCATGTAGGTCCACTTACAGACGGTGGAGCACAGCGAGCGGGTATCGTCGCCCGTGGCGCGCCAGGTGAGGAAGTCCGGCAGGTCGAAATAGTAGCCGGCGTTTGCCCAGGTGTTCGGCATATGCTGTTTCAGCCACAGCAGTTTCGGGGTCTGCATTTCCGGGGAAATGATCCCGCCGACGTAGTCCAGCACCCGGTGATGCAGGGCGTTGATGCGCTCGGCCTGGGTGATGGCGCGGTGATCCATCCACACAATGATGTTCTGTTCGCTGCGCCCGGACGGGCTGATGGTCAGCGGTTTGCCCTCTTTATCCAGCACCACCAGCGAACAGGTGGCGTCAAAACCCAGCCCTTTCACCTGAATCGGGTTGATGTCGGCCTGGTTGACCGCATCGCGTACGGCGTTGCAGACTGCCTGCCAGATGTTATCCGACGACTGCTCAACGAAATCGGCCTGCGGGCGGTAAATCTCAATCGCCCGGCTGGCCTGGCCGACCATTCTGCCGCTCAGGTCAAACACGCCTGCACGGGCGCTTCCGGTTCCTACATCCACACCAATGAAGTAACTCGCCATAATTTTTTCTCCTGAAATCAGGCTTTACGATTCTGTAATGCGATAAAGAGGATCAGCACCGCGCCCCACAGCGCCATGGTCAAATAGCTGCTGATCCCCAGCAAATTAAAGCCGCTTTCCAGCATTTGCAGCACAATAAGCGCCAGCACCAGGCCGACGATGCGCCCAAAGCCGCCGTCCGGGTTAATACCGCCGAGAACGGAGGCCAGAATGGTGACCAGCAGATACGATTCGCCGTATCCCGCTTTCGCCGAGTTGAATTTCGCCATCATCAGTATGGCCGCCACCCAGCCGAGCAGCGCGGAGATGACGTAGACGGAAATTTGCACCCGTACGGTGTTGACGCCGCTGTAGCGCGTGGCCTGCTCATTCGAGCCGACGAGATACAGGCTGCGCCCGAGCGTGGTGTGTTCAAGCAGCACCCACAGCAGTGCCGCCACCAGCAAAAAGAGCAGCAGGGCGACCGGAATGCCCGCTATCGTCGCGTTACCGAGATACTGAATAGCCGCCGGGAAGCCGGAGATCACCGTCCCGTTGGAGAGCAAAATATTGAGACCCGAGATCAGCGTCATGGTGCCGAGGGTGGCGAGGATCGGCGATACGCCGACCCAGGCGATCAGCGCGCCGTTCAGCGTGCCGATCGCCACCGCTACCGCTGCGCCAGCCAGCAGCGCCAGCAGCAGAAAGAGGGGGTTATCGGGATGGCTGACGATCACCGCCGCCATCACCAGCGAACAGGCGTTGGCGCCCGCGATAATCGACAGGTTAATGCCCCCGGTCAGCATGGTGATCCCCATGCCCAGCGCCAGCATGCCGAGGATCGGCAGCTGCGATCCGATAGACTGGAAGTTGGCGATGCTGAAAAAACGGCTGCCCAGCAGCGCCGAAAAGACGACGGCCACCACGATAATAATCACGCACTGCAGGCGGATGATGGCATCTCCAGGTAAGAGTCTTGCGAACGCGTTCATCTCAAAGCTCCCTTGCGAGTTTGCGTTTTTCGTTCCAGGCCGTGGCGCTGATGCTGACCAGGATAATGGCGCCGCTGAAGACGGTGTGCCAGTAAGAGGAGACGCCGAGCAGCGTCAGGCCGTTTTGCAAAA harbors:
- the cadC gene encoding lysine decarboxylation/transport transcriptional activator CadC — encoded protein: MQQPVVLIGEWLVTPSINQISRQGRQLTLEPRLIDLLVYFAHHPDEVLSRDELIDNVWTRNVVTSHVVTQSISELRKSLKDGDDSSPEYIVTVPKRGYKLTATVIWCSEEGVELTSTPPTPVLPLPEAPPPGAALPAAAYAPAAEAPGQKPEKRKRIATFWVWCLFLLALGTCVALVALSTISSHPPVTKTRLLLNPRDIDIRLMNGNSCNNWASQRSYAVGLGSLITTSLNTFSTFMVHDKTNYNINEPSSSGKTLTIEFVNQRHYRAQQCFMSVQLVDNADGSVMLDKRYFITNDNQLSIQNDLMNSLSESLTQPWPERMQAMLKQFQPLQSMSLSHFYEAHQLLMNGDVDSLGKASSILDGIIKQSPEFTYAWAEKALVDVLRHSQQPLDDKQLADLYAEVNRVSEMPGIKATSVFYQIKTIDLLGKGNVNGAYDAINTGIDLEMSWLNYVLLGKVHEMKGENRLAADAYITAFNLRPGENTLYWIENGVFQTSVTRVVPYLDNFLSSE
- the hmpA gene encoding NO-inducible flavohemoprotein — encoded protein: MLDAQTIATVKATIPLLVETGPKLTAHFYDRMFTHNPELKEIFNMSNQRNGDQREALFNAIAAYASNIENLAALLPAVEKIAQKHTSFQIKPEQYGIVGGHLLATLDEMFSPGQEVLDAWGKAYGVLANVFINREAQIYSDNAGKTGGWEGTRAFRITDKTPRSALITSFEFEPVDGGSVADYQPGQYLGVWLKPAGFTHQEIRQYSLTRKPNGKGYRIAVKREDGGQVSNWLHNDARVGDIVQLAAPAGDFFMAVDADTPVTLISAGVGQTPMLAMLDTLSRAGHTAEVNWFHAAENGDVHAFAGEVSALGETLPRFTSHTWYRQPTADDRAHARFDSEGLMALSQYEGRFSAPGMQFYLCGPVAFMQFAARQLLALGVTSENIHYECFGPHKVL
- the glyA gene encoding serine hydroxymethyltransferase; translated protein: MLKREMNIADYDAELWQAMEQEKVRQEEHIELIASENYTSPRVMQAQGSQLTNKYAEGYPGKRYYGGCEYVDIVEQLAIDRAKALFGADYANVQPHSGSQANFAVYTALLQPGDTVLGMNLAQGGHLTHGSPVNFSGKLYNIIPYGIDESGKIDYEDMAKQAQTHKPKMIIGGFSAYSGIVDWAKMREIADSIGAYLFVDMAHVAGLIAADVYPNPVPHAHVVTTTTHKTLAGPRGGLILAKGGDEELYKKLNSAVFPSAQGGPLMHVIAAKAVALKEAMEPEFKVYQQQVAKNAKAMVEVFLNRGYKVVSGGTENHLFLLDLVDKNLTGKEADAALGRANITVNKNSVPNDPKSPFVTSGIRIGSPAVTRRGFKEAEVKELAGWMCDVLDNINDEATIERIKGKVLDICARFPVYA
- a CDS encoding DoxX family protein translates to MCINVMLSLSQKEPAMNAIRYFEFGQSRHLMLLIARILIVVLFIIFGIPKMTSFSGTVQYMTSLGAPAPMLAAIVAVVMEVPAAILIALGFFTRPLAVIFVFYTLGTAFIGHAFWHMSGNDVIPNMINFYKNISIAGGFILLAITGPGAISLDRR
- a CDS encoding DUF2569 domain-containing protein; its protein translation is MQCINCRQQEANKESGLCDSCETLDKQKINGLLYLPAAGLIINILCIPYGFYAFIGAIINFLRQTGIISWYAIGGVAVMLIDAVMTLTASWYFFRRKKGIRKVLVAYYLLGVAYMLYFVVVPAWLYGAYIDGNDIRNALFPVIGAAVWIPYFLYSRRINTVFCR
- a CDS encoding FGGY-family carbohydrate kinase, producing MASYFIGVDVGTGSARAGVFDLSGRMVGQASRAIEIYRPQADFVEQSSDNIWQAVCNAVRDAVNQADINPIQVKGLGFDATCSLVVLDKEGKPLTISPSGRSEQNIIVWMDHRAITQAERINALHHRVLDYVGGIISPEMQTPKLLWLKQHMPNTWANAGYYFDLPDFLTWRATGDDTRSLCSTVCKWTYMGHEDKWDASYFRQIGLEDLLDHDAEKIGRYVKTMGEPLGHGLTQRAASEMGLIPGTAVSVSIIDAHAGTLGTLGASGVSGEVADFDRRIALIGGTSTGHMAISKQARFIGGVWGPYYSAVLPDYWLNEGGQSATGALIDHIIQSHPCYETLLAQAKSQGQTIYEVLNALLRKMAGEPENIAFLTRDIHILPYFHGNRSPRANPTLTGAITGLKLSRTPEDMALQYLATIQAIALGTRHIIETMNQSGYTIDTVMASGGGTKNPVFVQEHANATGCAMLLPEESEAMLLGGAMMGTVAAGVFDTFPEAMSSMSRIGKTVTPQTNSIKRYYDRKYQVFHEMYQDHMKYRQLMQEDA
- a CDS encoding ABC transporter permease, whose product is MNAFARLLPGDAIIRLQCVIIIVVAVVFSALLGSRFFSIANFQSIGSQLPILGMLALGMGITMLTGGINLSIIAGANACSLVMAAVIVSHPDNPLFLLLALLAGAAVAVAIGTLNGALIAWVGVSPILATLGTMTLISGLNILLSNGTVISGFPAAIQYLGNATIAGIPVALLLFLLVAALLWVLLEHTTLGRSLYLVGSNEQATRYSGVNTVRVQISVYVISALLGWVAAILMMAKFNSAKAGYGESYLLVTILASVLGGINPDGGFGRIVGLVLALIVLQMLESGFNLLGISSYLTMALWGAVLILFIALQNRKA